Genomic window (Temnothorax longispinosus isolate EJ_2023e chromosome 3, Tlon_JGU_v1, whole genome shotgun sequence):
GGCATCACCAGTTCCAGCTACATCAACCGACTTACTACTGTCTTctgtaaaaaatgcatacaatTTTGTTATACTCTAATTTCATATACACGAGTATATCCCTTGATACATTTAGAAAATACAAaactctataaaaaaaattaatcagatGCTAACCTTTCTTGGCAGTAGTCTTGACATTGCCAACAACTGCGTCGTTACATCTTGTAATCTCTTTTCCAATTCTTGTTTCTTTTCTGCCATTTGTTCATCCTTGGACTTACCACTGACTTTCTTGTCTGTTAACACGatacatgataaaataatatataaatatataagaaatttattgtcATAAGTATGTGCGTGTATACGCGCGTACAtgtgtataaattgtataataatattgtaatataataatttgtacataAGATGTtatctttttagaaatattagaattttaatataacttaataatattataattgaaatacaCACACTATGCGTAATTTAATCATACATGCATGACAATATATTGCTATTGGGAAAATGGcagttaaattttataaactcaaaataaaattaagctcATAGTAAAGCTTACGTGGCTTCTTTTTGAGGCATGACGCAACATAGCTTTCCAGTTCTCTAAGCGTTGATGGCTTCAGTGTCTCAAAATCAATTTCGATTTCATCTGGGTCTGAATCCCTCAGTGAAGGCTCTCGAGACTGTATTACAATGTGTACAACACGACCTAATTTATCACCTAAagacaaaaacaaaaaaaattaaataactaattaaagaattaattaactaaaatagACTGATATACACTTTTAGTTGTTTTTGTTCTTcgcatttataattacaaacatacaaaacaatttagaATGAATATTCTATagatagaattatataatgtaaacagtaaaaaaagttcaaaatcaaatatcaaacatatcacataataacaataatcatTTTGCAAACATTTGGAGAATAACTATTTTGCactatttattgtaatattgtagCTAGTCTACTAGTATGATTGtctactaataaataatttctatctaaaagattttcatatagatttatatgtactgtataatttctcttgttatataatctttctattattaaactttttattactaatataaattagaattttaattcgacATATACCtggtaatttttcaatatccaAGCTGAGCTGCCTCTTCTCATCGTAAGACATTGGTTTAGCATTATCTTCATCTTCCGAATCAAATGTGATCGGAGGTGGTTGATTGCCAgtatttttcttcttgttcCCAGTAGATCTGCTGTTAGCCTTCGGCCTTTTGGTTGCGGTATTCGCAGTTGTGGCAGCTTTTCCGGGTCCCCGGCCCTTACCTTTTGGCTTAGCATTCGCTGTTGTTGGCAAATGATGTCCTAAGCTTCCTCCTGCAGCATGAGTCTTGTTAGGTCCTACTGCTGTAGCTTGATGGTGAAGATCGCTAGCTATGCCACTAGGCACTTTCAAGTCGCCTGCACCCATCGCAACACTGGCTATACTAGCACCAACACTGTCTGACACATTGGGAATGCCACCACTCGGTTTCATAAGTTCTTTCATGGCACCAGTATGACTAGGAACAAGGCTGCTATTCTTATTGCTCATTGGCTTCGATTTTGGCTTATCTggcttctttttattttttttcttaccgcTCTCCTCCACTAATTTCCTTATTTACTCTTG
Coding sequences:
- the LOC139810452 gene encoding bromodomain testis-specific protein-like, with the protein product MSNKNSSLVPSHTGAMKELMKPSGGIPNVSDSVGASIASVAMGAGDLKVPSGIASDLHHQATAVGPNKTHAAGGSLGHHLPTTANAKPKGKGRGPGKAATTANTATKRPKANSRSTGNKKKNTGNQPPPITFDSEDEDNAKPMSYDEKRQLSLDIEKLPGDKLGRVVHIVIQSREPSLRDSDPDEIEIDFETLKPSTLRELESYVASCLKKKPHKKVSGKSKDEQMAEKKQELEKRLQDVTTQLLAMSRLLPRKKTVVSRLM